A window of Rhizobium sp. CC-YZS058 genomic DNA:
CACGACCGCGACCATGACCAGCTGGATGGCGAGATACGGAAGTGCGCCCATGTAGATCTGCCCGGAGGTCACCGGCTGGATGGTCGCACCCGTCACCCGGTCCTTGTAGGCCCGCGAGGGGGCGACGGAGCGCAGGTAGAACAGCGAGAAGCCGAAGGGCGGATGCATGAACGAGGTCTGCATGTTGATCGCCAGCATGACGCCGAACCAGACCAGATCGATCCCGAGACTGTCGGCCACCGGCGCCAGCAGCGGCACGATGATGAAGGCGAGCTCGAAATAATCGAGGAAGAACGCCAGGAAGAAGACCAGCAGGTTCGCGACGATCAGGAAGCCGATCTCGCCGCCCGGGACCGAGGTCATCAGATGCTCGACCCAGACATGGCCGTTGACGCCATAGAATGTCAGCGAGAAGACGCGGGCGCCGAGCAGGATGAAGAGAACGAAGGAGGACAGCTTGACCGTGGCGTAGAGCGCCGACGTCACGATGCCAAGGCTGAGGCGCCGGTTGAGCGCCGCGAGCGCAAGCGCGCCGACGGCGCCCATGGCGCCCCCTTCGGTGGGCGTGGCAAGGCCGATGAAGATCGTGCCCAGAACGAGGAAGATCAGCACCAGCGGCGGGACGAGCGAGATGATGACCTTGTTGAACAGCTTCCAGCCGCGCAGCGACCGCGCTTCCAGCGGCAGGGCCGGCACGCTCTTCGGCTGCAGGAACGAGATCAGGACGATGTAGCCGATATAGGCGCCCACCATGATGAGAGCCGGGACGAGCGCACCCTTGTACATGTCGCCGACCGAGCGGCCGAGCTGGTCGGCCAGGATGATCAGAACGAGGCTTGGCGGGATGATCTGCGCCAGCGTGCCTGAGGCGGCGATCGTGCCGGCCGCAACGCGCCGGTCATAGCCATAGCGCAGCATGATCGGCAGCGAGATCAGGCCCATGGAAATGACCGAGGCGGCAACGACGCCGGTGGTCGCGGCGAGGATCGCGCCGACGAAGATGACGGCGAAGGCGAGGCCGCCGCGAATGGGGCCGAAAAGCTGGCCGATCGTGTCGAGCAGTTCCTCCGCCATTCCGCTTCGCTCCAGGATCAGGCCCATGAAGGTGAAGAAGGGGATGGCGAGAAGCGTTTCGTTCGACATCTGACCGAAGATGCGATCCGGGATGGCGCCGAAGAGATTGACCGGCAGAAGGCCCATCTCGATGCCGACGAAGCCGAAGGCAAAGCCGACGAAGGCCAGCGCGAATGCCACGGGATAGCCGAGCAACAGCACGACGATCAGCGACAGGAACATGATGGGGGCGAGATTTTCCGCAAAGAAAGCAAACATGACGGTGATCCGGCCCTAGAGTGTTTGTGCTTCGGCGTCGGCGAGCGCGATGGCATCCGGCAGGTCCCCGCGCAGGATGGCAATCCGCTTGATGAGCTCGGACAGGCCTTGAAGGGCGAGCAGCCCGAAGCCGAGGGGGATGAGCGCCCAGACCGGCCAGAGAATGAGACCGCCGGTATTATTCGAAATCTCGCCGCTGATGAACTTCGAGGTGACGCGCGGCCAGGAGAGAGCGATGGTGATCAGGCAGAAGGGGAAGAGGAAGAACAGCGTGCCGAGGATCTCGATCCACAGCTGCGTGCGGCGGGACAGTCGGCCATAGACCAGATCGACCTTCACATGCTCGTTGTTCAGCAGCGTATAGCCGGCAGCCACCAGGAAGCCTGCCGAGAACAGATACCATTGCGCCTCAAGCCAGGCGTTCGAGCTGACGTTGAACAGCTTGCGCGTCGTCGCATTCACCGCGCTGATGATGATCGCCAGCAGGATGAGCCACGAAACGGCTTTTCCAATGAATGTGTTTGCCGCGTCGATAAGACGCGACACTGCCAAAAGGCCCGCCATGATGTTCCCTCCCGAACCCACTCCCGGATCTGAAGAAAACTAGTACGTGTCCCGTTCTGGTTGGACAAGGGCACTTGCGCGGACGAGTGCCCGTCCTACCCAGAACTGGGTAGATCATCCGTGGAGGTCCGCGCCAGACCATGCTCCATCACATAGCGGATCAGACCGGCGGTGCTCGCTATGCCAAGCTTCTTCTTGATGTTCTTTCGGTGGGTTTCCACCGTTGCCGTGGAAATGGACAGCGCGAGGGCCACATCGCGGTTGCTGCGTCCGGAGGCGAGCGCCAGCAGGACATCCCGCTCGCGTGCCGTGATCGCCGCCGGCCCACTTTGGTCGTGGCGTTCGAGAAGAACGTCGGAGACGCCGGACGAGAAATAGGTTCCACCGCCCGCGACGCATTCGATCGCCGCAACGATCTCCTCGGTCGGCACGTCCTTCAGGATGTAGCCGGAGGCGCCGCGCAGGACGGAGGCGGAAATATACTCGCGGTTGTCATGCATGGAGAGCATGACGATGCGGGTGTCCGGAACGGCGGACTTGAACAGGGTGATCGCATCGATGCCGTTCATCTGGGGCATGTTGATGTCCATCAGCACGATCTGCGGCCGCAGCCGTTTGGCCTCCTCCACGCCGGCACTGGCAAGCACGGCCGTGCCGACGACGGCGATGGTTCCATAGGTGCCGAGCAGCGCTCTCAACCCATCCAGAACGAGGGGGTGATTGTCGACGAGGAGGACGGAAATCGGGGCGGAGGGCATCAGGCGGCATCCCTTTCCTGTGATCCCTGGCGGTTGGCGGACTTCGGCAGCATCGCCGTCAGGACAGTTCCCCCTTCCCCGGACTTGATCAGCAGGATGCCGCCGAAATGCGCCATTCGCTCAGCCATGTTTCGAAGACCCAGTCCGCCCGAGTTCGGCGTCTGGCCCATCTGCGCTTGAAACCCCGTGCCATTATCGGCAATGGTCATCCGCATGCGGCCACGCTCGCTCCAGAGCCGGATGTCGACCCGCGAGGCCTCTGCATGGCGCTCGACATTGGTCAGCGCTTCCTGCGCGATGCGGTAGAGCGCCGTGCTCGCCTCCGGTTTCAGCCGGTCCGGCGCCTCCGTCTCGATCTCGACACGGATCGCCGTGCGCTCGCTGAAATTGGCCGCCAGTGATTTGAGAGCCGGCGTCAGGCCGAGATCGTCCAGGAGTCGCGGCCGCAGTTCGTGGGAAAGCCGCCGGACCTCCTTGATCGCGCTGTTCAGCGCCTCGGCACCGCGCTCGATCGCGGCCGAGGCGTCGTCGGCATGGCTGCTGACCCTGCGGCTGGCGAGATCGATCGCATAGCGCACGCCGATCAGGCTCTGGGAGATGCCATCGTGCAGTTCGCGGGCAAGCCTTGCCCGTTCCTCCTCCTGCGCGTCGATGACCCGCTGGGTCAGCGCCGCGAGCTTCCGGTCGGCAAGCCGCCGCTCGCTCAGGGTGATCCAGATACAGGTCGCAAAGACAAGCAGGACCGCAGGCACGGCGATCATCGCCACGATCGCGAAGGTGCCCCGGATATTCTGCCTCGTATCGGCATTCGCGGCGGCGGTCTGGGCATAGACCTCGTCGAGATAGACACCGGTTCCCACCATCCAGCGCCACTTGTCGAGGCCGGCGGCAAAGGACAGTTTGTCGGCCATCTTGCCGGTGGACGGCTGCTCCCACTTGTAGCGATGCAGACCGCCCCCCTCCTTCGCCTTCTCGATCAGGTTGGCGATGACCCGGTCGCCATCCGGATCGGTCAGGGCAAGCCAGTTCCTGCCGGGGCGGAAGCTCTGCCGGGGATGGACGACATTGTTGCCGTCGTAATCATAGACGAAGAAGTAGCCGTCGACGCCATAGTCCAGCGACGAGAGGATCGACCGGACGCGCTCCTTGGCCACCATGTCGTCCGGCCCGGCCTTGGCATAGATATCCTGGATTGCGGAGAGAGCGAGGTTGGTCAGGTTCAGAAGCTCGGTCTCCTTCGCCTTCAGCATGTTTCGCTCGAAGGTCTCGATGCTGCTCTGCGCAAGCCGGGTCGACTGCCAGGTGATAAAAGCGGTGATCGTCATGATGGCGACGATCAAGGGCACGATGGCGAGGGCGACGATTTGATAGCGCAACTGCATCGGTGGTTCTCGGTTGGCGTCGTTTCAG
This region includes:
- a CDS encoding response regulator transcription factor — its product is MPSAPISVLLVDNHPLVLDGLRALLGTYGTIAVVGTAVLASAGVEEAKRLRPQIVLMDINMPQMNGIDAITLFKSAVPDTRIVMLSMHDNREYISASVLRGASGYILKDVPTEEIVAAIECVAGGGTYFSSGVSDVLLERHDQSGPAAITARERDVLLALASGRSNRDVALALSISTATVETHRKNIKKKLGIASTAGLIRYVMEHGLARTSTDDLPSSG
- a CDS encoding TRAP transporter large permease subunit, translating into MFAFFAENLAPIMFLSLIVVLLLGYPVAFALAFVGFAFGFVGIEMGLLPVNLFGAIPDRIFGQMSNETLLAIPFFTFMGLILERSGMAEELLDTIGQLFGPIRGGLAFAVIFVGAILAATTGVVAASVISMGLISLPIMLRYGYDRRVAAGTIAASGTLAQIIPPSLVLIILADQLGRSVGDMYKGALVPALIMVGAYIGYIVLISFLQPKSVPALPLEARSLRGWKLFNKVIISLVPPLVLIFLVLGTIFIGLATPTEGGAMGAVGALALAALNRRLSLGIVTSALYATVKLSSFVLFILLGARVFSLTFYGVNGHVWVEHLMTSVPGGEIGFLIVANLLVFFLAFFLDYFELAFIIVPLLAPVADSLGIDLVWFGVMLAINMQTSFMHPPFGFSLFYLRSVAPSRAYKDRVTGATIQPVTSGQIYMGALPYLAIQLVMVAVVILFPGLVTHYKSGSSDVDPNSIQINIPMPGAGGMNPFAAPDASGVPSPPSFGAPPPPSFGAPPSDAPQPAQPSFDSPTPSFGTPPSSNP
- a CDS encoding TRAP transporter small permease subunit, which translates into the protein MAGLLAVSRLIDAANTFIGKAVSWLILLAIIISAVNATTRKLFNVSSNAWLEAQWYLFSAGFLVAAGYTLLNNEHVKVDLVYGRLSRRTQLWIEILGTLFFLFPFCLITIALSWPRVTSKFISGEISNNTGGLILWPVWALIPLGFGLLALQGLSELIKRIAILRGDLPDAIALADAEAQTL
- a CDS encoding cache domain-containing protein — its product is MQLRYQIVALAIVPLIVAIMTITAFITWQSTRLAQSSIETFERNMLKAKETELLNLTNLALSAIQDIYAKAGPDDMVAKERVRSILSSLDYGVDGYFFVYDYDGNNVVHPRQSFRPGRNWLALTDPDGDRVIANLIEKAKEGGGLHRYKWEQPSTGKMADKLSFAAGLDKWRWMVGTGVYLDEVYAQTAAANADTRQNIRGTFAIVAMIAVPAVLLVFATCIWITLSERRLADRKLAALTQRVIDAQEEERARLARELHDGISQSLIGVRYAIDLASRRVSSHADDASAAIERGAEALNSAIKEVRRLSHELRPRLLDDLGLTPALKSLAANFSERTAIRVEIETEAPDRLKPEASTALYRIAQEALTNVERHAEASRVDIRLWSERGRMRMTIADNGTGFQAQMGQTPNSGGLGLRNMAERMAHFGGILLIKSGEGGTVLTAMLPKSANRQGSQERDAA